In one Chroicocephalus ridibundus chromosome Z, bChrRid1.1, whole genome shotgun sequence genomic region, the following are encoded:
- the SERINC5 gene encoding serine incorporator 5 isoform X3, whose translation MSAPCCAGQIPFYKEMCKGIQAGEMCEKLVGYSAVYKVCFGMACFFFLFFLFTIKINSSKSCRAYIHNGFWLIKLILLAAMCSGAFFIPDQDTFLNAWRYVGATGGFLFIAIQLILLVEFAHKWNKNWTAGANHKQMWNGLLALVTLILYSVAVAALVLMALFYTRSEGCMYNKVLIGVNGGLCLFVSLVAISPCVQNRQPHSGLLQSGVISCYVMYLTFSALSSKPPETILDENNQNITICVPEFSQGLHRDENLVTGLGTTILFGCILYSCLTSTTRASSEALKGIYATPETEVARCCFCCVPEGDADAEERIEKRGGQTVIYDEKKGTVYSYAFFHFVFFLASLYVMMTVTHWFHYESAQIEKFFTGTWSIFWIKMVSCWVCVCLYLWTLIAPLCCPTREFSV comes from the exons ATTCCCTTCTACAAGGAGATGTGCAAGGGTATTCAGGCGGGTGAGATGTGCGAGAAGTTGGTGGGATACTCTGCAGTGTACAAAGTCTGTTTTGGAATGgcctgtttcttctttttgttcttcttgttcACTATCaaaattaacagcagcaaaagctgcCGAGCTTACATTCATAATGG ATTCTGGCTCATTAAACTCATACTTCTGGCAGCAATGTGCTCAGGAGCCTTCTTCATTCCTGATCAGGACACTTTCCTCAATG CCTGGCGCTACGTAGGAGCAACAGGAGGTTTCCTTTTCATTGCCATTCAGCTCATCCTGCTTGTTGAGTTCGCacacaaatggaataaaaattg gACTGCAGGTGCAAACCACAAGCAGATGTGGAATGGTTTGCTCGCCCTGGTGACTCTCATCTTGTACTCCGTTGCTGTGgcagccctggtcctcatggctCTTTTCTACACACGCTCAGAAGGCTGCATGTACAACAAGGTCCTGATCGGTGTTAACGGCGGCCTGTGTCTCTTTGTGTCGCTGGTGGCCATATCGCCCTGTGTCCAGAATC GCCAGCCCCATTCTGGTTTGCTGCAGTCAGGAGTTATCAGTTGCTACGTTATGTACCTCACTTTCTCAGCCCTATCCAGCAAGCCACCAGAAACTA TCCTGGATGAAAACAATCAGAACATCACAATCTGTGTCCCTGAATTTAGCCAAGGCCTGCACAGAGATGAAAACCTGGTTACTGGCCTGGGTACAACCATTTTGTTTGGCTGCATTTTATATTCTTG TTTGACCTCAACAACACGTGCAAGCTCAGAGGCACTGAAGGGAATATATGCAACACCTGAAACTGAA GTAGCtcgctgctgcttttgctgcgtGCCCGAAGGAGACG CTGATGCTGAAGAACGCATTGAAAAAAGGGGAGGCCAGACAGTGATTTACGATGAGAAGAAAGGCACGGTGTACAGTTATGCCTTCTTCCACTTCGTTTTCTTCTTGGCTTCGCTTTACGTGATGATGACAGTAACTCATTGGTTCCA tTATGAAAGCGCTCAGATTGAAAAATTCTTCACCGGAACCTGGTCCATCTTCTGGATTAAGATGGTCTCCTGTTGGGTTTGTGTCTGTCTGTACTTATGGACTCTTATTGCTCCACTCTGTTGCCCAACCAGAGAGTTCTCAGTGTGA
- the SERINC5 gene encoding serine incorporator 5 isoform X1 encodes MSAPCCAGQLACCCGTAACFLCCKCCPKIKQSTSTRFMYALYFILVTIICCIMMSTTVANEMKTHIPFYKEMCKGIQAGEMCEKLVGYSAVYKVCFGMACFFFLFFLFTIKINSSKSCRAYIHNGFWLIKLILLAAMCSGAFFIPDQDTFLNAWRYVGATGGFLFIAIQLILLVEFAHKWNKNWTAGANHKQMWNGLLALVTLILYSVAVAALVLMALFYTRSEGCMYNKVLIGVNGGLCLFVSLVAISPCVQNRQPHSGLLQSGVISCYVMYLTFSALSSKPPETILDENNQNITICVPEFSQGLHRDENLVTGLGTTILFGCILYSCLTSTTRASSEALKGIYATPETEVARCCFCCVPEGDADAEERIEKRGGQTVIYDEKKGTVYSYAFFHFVFFLASLYVMMTVTHWFHYESAQIEKFFTGTWSIFWIKMVSCWVCVCLYLWTLIAPLCCPTREFSV; translated from the exons TTGGCCTGCTGCTGTGGTACTGCTGCTTGTTTCTTGTGCTGCAAATGCTGCCCCAAGATAAAACAGTCAACCAGCACCCGCTTCATGTATGCGCTTTACTTCATCCTGGTGACTATCATCTGTTGTATCATGATGTCAACAACAGTAGCTAACGAAATGAAAACGCAC ATTCCCTTCTACAAGGAGATGTGCAAGGGTATTCAGGCGGGTGAGATGTGCGAGAAGTTGGTGGGATACTCTGCAGTGTACAAAGTCTGTTTTGGAATGgcctgtttcttctttttgttcttcttgttcACTATCaaaattaacagcagcaaaagctgcCGAGCTTACATTCATAATGG ATTCTGGCTCATTAAACTCATACTTCTGGCAGCAATGTGCTCAGGAGCCTTCTTCATTCCTGATCAGGACACTTTCCTCAATG CCTGGCGCTACGTAGGAGCAACAGGAGGTTTCCTTTTCATTGCCATTCAGCTCATCCTGCTTGTTGAGTTCGCacacaaatggaataaaaattg gACTGCAGGTGCAAACCACAAGCAGATGTGGAATGGTTTGCTCGCCCTGGTGACTCTCATCTTGTACTCCGTTGCTGTGgcagccctggtcctcatggctCTTTTCTACACACGCTCAGAAGGCTGCATGTACAACAAGGTCCTGATCGGTGTTAACGGCGGCCTGTGTCTCTTTGTGTCGCTGGTGGCCATATCGCCCTGTGTCCAGAATC GCCAGCCCCATTCTGGTTTGCTGCAGTCAGGAGTTATCAGTTGCTACGTTATGTACCTCACTTTCTCAGCCCTATCCAGCAAGCCACCAGAAACTA TCCTGGATGAAAACAATCAGAACATCACAATCTGTGTCCCTGAATTTAGCCAAGGCCTGCACAGAGATGAAAACCTGGTTACTGGCCTGGGTACAACCATTTTGTTTGGCTGCATTTTATATTCTTG TTTGACCTCAACAACACGTGCAAGCTCAGAGGCACTGAAGGGAATATATGCAACACCTGAAACTGAA GTAGCtcgctgctgcttttgctgcgtGCCCGAAGGAGACG CTGATGCTGAAGAACGCATTGAAAAAAGGGGAGGCCAGACAGTGATTTACGATGAGAAGAAAGGCACGGTGTACAGTTATGCCTTCTTCCACTTCGTTTTCTTCTTGGCTTCGCTTTACGTGATGATGACAGTAACTCATTGGTTCCA tTATGAAAGCGCTCAGATTGAAAAATTCTTCACCGGAACCTGGTCCATCTTCTGGATTAAGATGGTCTCCTGTTGGGTTTGTGTCTGTCTGTACTTATGGACTCTTATTGCTCCACTCTGTTGCCCAACCAGAGAGTTCTCAGTGTGA
- the SERINC5 gene encoding serine incorporator 5 isoform X2 codes for MYALYFILVTIICCIMMSTTVANEMKTHIPFYKEMCKGIQAGEMCEKLVGYSAVYKVCFGMACFFFLFFLFTIKINSSKSCRAYIHNGFWLIKLILLAAMCSGAFFIPDQDTFLNAWRYVGATGGFLFIAIQLILLVEFAHKWNKNWTAGANHKQMWNGLLALVTLILYSVAVAALVLMALFYTRSEGCMYNKVLIGVNGGLCLFVSLVAISPCVQNRQPHSGLLQSGVISCYVMYLTFSALSSKPPETILDENNQNITICVPEFSQGLHRDENLVTGLGTTILFGCILYSCLTSTTRASSEALKGIYATPETEVARCCFCCVPEGDADAEERIEKRGGQTVIYDEKKGTVYSYAFFHFVFFLASLYVMMTVTHWFHYESAQIEKFFTGTWSIFWIKMVSCWVCVCLYLWTLIAPLCCPTREFSV; via the exons ATGTATGCGCTTTACTTCATCCTGGTGACTATCATCTGTTGTATCATGATGTCAACAACAGTAGCTAACGAAATGAAAACGCAC ATTCCCTTCTACAAGGAGATGTGCAAGGGTATTCAGGCGGGTGAGATGTGCGAGAAGTTGGTGGGATACTCTGCAGTGTACAAAGTCTGTTTTGGAATGgcctgtttcttctttttgttcttcttgttcACTATCaaaattaacagcagcaaaagctgcCGAGCTTACATTCATAATGG ATTCTGGCTCATTAAACTCATACTTCTGGCAGCAATGTGCTCAGGAGCCTTCTTCATTCCTGATCAGGACACTTTCCTCAATG CCTGGCGCTACGTAGGAGCAACAGGAGGTTTCCTTTTCATTGCCATTCAGCTCATCCTGCTTGTTGAGTTCGCacacaaatggaataaaaattg gACTGCAGGTGCAAACCACAAGCAGATGTGGAATGGTTTGCTCGCCCTGGTGACTCTCATCTTGTACTCCGTTGCTGTGgcagccctggtcctcatggctCTTTTCTACACACGCTCAGAAGGCTGCATGTACAACAAGGTCCTGATCGGTGTTAACGGCGGCCTGTGTCTCTTTGTGTCGCTGGTGGCCATATCGCCCTGTGTCCAGAATC GCCAGCCCCATTCTGGTTTGCTGCAGTCAGGAGTTATCAGTTGCTACGTTATGTACCTCACTTTCTCAGCCCTATCCAGCAAGCCACCAGAAACTA TCCTGGATGAAAACAATCAGAACATCACAATCTGTGTCCCTGAATTTAGCCAAGGCCTGCACAGAGATGAAAACCTGGTTACTGGCCTGGGTACAACCATTTTGTTTGGCTGCATTTTATATTCTTG TTTGACCTCAACAACACGTGCAAGCTCAGAGGCACTGAAGGGAATATATGCAACACCTGAAACTGAA GTAGCtcgctgctgcttttgctgcgtGCCCGAAGGAGACG CTGATGCTGAAGAACGCATTGAAAAAAGGGGAGGCCAGACAGTGATTTACGATGAGAAGAAAGGCACGGTGTACAGTTATGCCTTCTTCCACTTCGTTTTCTTCTTGGCTTCGCTTTACGTGATGATGACAGTAACTCATTGGTTCCA tTATGAAAGCGCTCAGATTGAAAAATTCTTCACCGGAACCTGGTCCATCTTCTGGATTAAGATGGTCTCCTGTTGGGTTTGTGTCTGTCTGTACTTATGGACTCTTATTGCTCCACTCTGTTGCCCAACCAGAGAGTTCTCAGTGTGA